From the genome of Candidatus Eisenbacteria bacterium, one region includes:
- a CDS encoding phosphomannomutase → MIPRHIFREYDIRGLHATELSDETGEAIGRAFGTVVRREGGRRVALGRDVRPSSERLGAAVERGFAAA, encoded by the coding sequence ATGATTCCGCGCCACATCTTCCGCGAGTACGACATTCGAGGACTCCACGCGACCGAGCTGAGCGATGAAACCGGCGAGGCGATCGGACGGGCGTTCGGCACCGTGGTGCGGCGAGAGGGCGGCCGGCGTGTTGCGCTCGGGCGCGACGTGCGCCCCAGCAGCGAGCGCCTCGGCGCCGCGGTGGAGCGTGGCTTCGCCGCCGCG